The Dyadobacter subterraneus genome window below encodes:
- a CDS encoding valine--tRNA ligase has protein sequence MISKTYAPQEIEDKWYSYWIENKYFNSKPNPDKEPYTIVIPPPNVTGVLHMGHMLNNTIQDILIRKARMEGREACWVPGTDHASIATEAKVVAMLKERGINKRDLSRDEFLEYCWEWTHKYGGIILQQLRKLGASCDWDRTAFTMDPDLYDSVIDVFIDLYKKGDIYRGHRMVNWDPQARTTVSDEEVITKEVNQKLVYIRYDLVGGAEGEGIIIATTRPETIMADAAICVNPNDERYQFLIGKQVIIPLIKRAIDVIADEYVEMEFGTGALKVTPAHDTNDYELGKKHNLAIIDLLNEDGTLNEKAQILVGEDRFIARKKIIKLLEESGNLVKSEEYKSNVGHSERTNAVIEPRISEQWFLKMSRLSEPALENVMNDTIQLIPPKFKNTYRHWMENVRDWNISRQLWWGHRIPAFYLQDGTVIVAKTKNEALHIAQHEYQLFALTEEDLTQDADVLDTWFSSWLWPISVFNGIKKPDNEEINYYYPTNDLVTAPEILFFWVARMIIAGYEYKGTYPFKNVYLTGIVRDKQGRKMSKSLGNSPDPIELIEKYGADGIRTGMLFSSPAGNDLPYDEKLVEQGRNFCNKIWNAFRLVKGWSVDTSLSAPEGSSLAVKWFDSKLNQTLAEVQDHFTKFRISDSLNSVYKLIWDDFCAQYLEMIKPGFEQPIDAATFEATLEFFDKLMRLAHPFMPFITEEIWQNIRERQEKESICVADFPIVGSVDTNLLGEFEILFELISAIRNLRNTKNISPKIELPLAIKSDQPELYKGLEALVRKLANVAEINFVSEQAPGMSFLVRSDEFFINLEGEIDVEAERENLMKELAYTEGFLNSVAKKLSNERFVQNANADVVEKERQKMADAEAKIVTLKEALVRLG, from the coding sequence ATGATCTCCAAAACCTACGCGCCGCAAGAGATAGAAGATAAATGGTATAGCTACTGGATCGAAAACAAATATTTTAATTCCAAGCCAAATCCTGATAAAGAGCCTTATACCATTGTAATTCCGCCACCAAACGTGACGGGTGTTTTGCATATGGGGCACATGCTCAATAACACGATTCAGGATATTCTGATCCGTAAAGCGCGGATGGAAGGCAGGGAAGCATGTTGGGTACCTGGTACGGATCATGCGTCTATCGCAACGGAAGCGAAAGTGGTGGCGATGTTGAAAGAACGTGGGATCAACAAACGTGATCTTTCCCGCGACGAATTTCTGGAATATTGCTGGGAGTGGACGCACAAATATGGTGGAATTATTTTGCAGCAATTGCGCAAACTGGGCGCTTCCTGCGACTGGGACCGTACTGCTTTCACCATGGATCCGGATCTTTACGATTCTGTGATCGATGTTTTTATTGACCTGTACAAAAAAGGAGATATTTATCGCGGTCACCGCATGGTGAACTGGGATCCTCAGGCGCGTACGACCGTTTCTGACGAGGAAGTAATTACAAAAGAAGTAAATCAGAAACTGGTTTATATCCGCTACGATCTGGTTGGCGGTGCCGAAGGGGAAGGAATTATTATTGCAACAACGCGTCCGGAAACGATCATGGCGGATGCGGCGATTTGTGTAAATCCAAATGACGAACGTTATCAATTCCTCATTGGAAAGCAGGTTATAATTCCATTAATCAAACGCGCCATTGATGTAATTGCTGACGAATATGTTGAAATGGAATTTGGAACCGGTGCTTTAAAAGTTACTCCGGCACATGACACAAATGACTATGAACTAGGAAAAAAACATAATCTGGCGATCATCGATCTTTTGAATGAAGACGGAACGCTGAATGAAAAAGCGCAGATTCTGGTTGGTGAAGACCGTTTTATTGCCCGTAAGAAAATTATCAAATTGCTTGAAGAATCAGGAAATCTGGTAAAAAGCGAAGAATATAAATCGAATGTTGGCCATTCGGAACGCACAAATGCGGTTATTGAGCCAAGAATTTCTGAACAATGGTTTTTGAAAATGAGCCGGTTAAGTGAGCCAGCTTTGGAAAATGTAATGAATGATACCATTCAACTGATTCCGCCAAAATTCAAAAATACATACCGTCACTGGATGGAAAATGTGCGTGACTGGAATATCAGTCGCCAGCTTTGGTGGGGACACCGGATTCCTGCTTTTTACTTGCAGGATGGAACGGTTATCGTTGCTAAAACCAAAAATGAGGCGCTCCATATCGCGCAGCACGAATATCAGCTATTTGCGCTTACCGAAGAAGATTTAACACAGGATGCAGATGTTTTGGATACCTGGTTTTCTTCCTGGTTATGGCCGATTTCGGTTTTTAACGGAATCAAAAAGCCGGATAACGAAGAAATAAATTATTACTATCCAACAAATGATCTGGTAACGGCTCCTGAAATTTTGTTTTTCTGGGTGGCGCGTATGATCATTGCCGGTTACGAATATAAAGGCACTTATCCGTTCAAAAATGTTTATCTCACTGGAATTGTCCGTGATAAACAAGGACGGAAAATGTCGAAGTCGTTGGGAAATTCTCCTGATCCGATTGAACTGATTGAAAAATATGGTGCGGATGGAATTCGTACCGGAATGCTGTTTAGCTCTCCGGCCGGAAACGATTTGCCATATGATGAAAAACTGGTTGAACAGGGGAGAAATTTCTGTAACAAGATCTGGAATGCATTCCGTCTGGTAAAAGGATGGAGCGTTGATACTTCACTTTCTGCGCCGGAAGGTTCTAGCCTGGCGGTAAAATGGTTTGATAGTAAATTGAACCAGACACTGGCAGAAGTTCAGGATCATTTTACCAAATTCCGTATTTCAGATTCTCTGAATTCGGTTTATAAATTAATCTGGGATGATTTCTGCGCGCAGTATCTGGAAATGATTAAACCTGGTTTTGAGCAACCAATTGATGCCGCTACTTTTGAAGCAACGCTTGAATTTTTTGATAAATTAATGCGTCTGGCACATCCGTTCATGCCGTTTATCACAGAGGAAATCTGGCAGAATATTCGTGAGCGTCAGGAAAAAGAAAGCATTTGTGTGGCTGATTTTCCAATCGTTGGCTCGGTTGATACCAATCTTTTAGGTGAATTTGAAATTCTGTTTGAATTGATCTCAGCCATTCGGAATTTGAGAAATACAAAAAATATCAGTCCGAAAATTGAATTGCCGTTAGCTATAAAATCGGATCAACCTGAACTTTATAAAGGTTTGGAAGCATTGGTAAGAAAACTGGCGAATGTTGCGGAAATCAATTTCGTATCAGAGCAAGCACCCGGTATGTCATTCCTTGTTCGTTCTGATGAATTTTTTATCAATCTTGAAGGAGAAATTGATGTTGAAGCAGAGCGTGAAAATCTGATGAAAGAACTTGCTTACACAGAAGGATTCCTGAATTCAGTTGCCAAAAAACTTTCAAACGAGCGTTTTGTTCAAAATGCAAATGCTGATGTTGTTGAAAAAGAAAGACAAAAAATGGCTGATGCTGAGGCGAAAATTGTGACTTTGAAAGAGGCTTTGGTTAGACTTGGATAA
- a CDS encoding DUF3472 domain-containing protein, whose translation MYSLLLAFFSIFSQSFSGSFSKNEDVLALPDTNRIHVPIGGNSWIQNGKTEKISETGLSDWTNTESILQTYVRFAKIGKINLSLKASCETGKSKIRILVAGKSREIELLGIEKIYDLGSWEINQTGYLKLSVQGISKSGKEFGKLNEWILGGNAIDEKAAFVKDNAGNFFYWGRRGPSVHLNYPIPTDENVEWFYNEVTVPEKQDVIGSYFMANGFGEGYFGMQVNSAKERRILFSVWSPFQTDDPKSIPKDKQIVMLKKGIDVYTGEFGNEGSGGQSYLKYNWKAGITYKFLLQGKPSGDSTTTYTAYFFTPEKAEWKLIASFKRPKTQTYLKKLHSFLENFIPETGNQTRKVYFGKQWIRTASGTWTELNQAKFSADATARKGYRLDYAGGKEKNYFYLKNCGFFNEFTMIGDSFTRESSGEAPKINFEKLP comes from the coding sequence ATGTATTCGCTGCTTCTGGCTTTCTTTTCAATTTTTTCACAGTCATTTTCAGGAAGTTTTTCAAAAAACGAAGACGTTCTTGCCTTACCAGATACCAACCGCATTCACGTTCCAATCGGCGGAAATTCCTGGATTCAAAATGGGAAAACAGAAAAGATAAGTGAAACCGGATTGTCGGATTGGACAAATACAGAATCAATTCTTCAGACTTATGTCCGTTTCGCTAAAATCGGAAAAATAAATCTTTCGCTAAAAGCTTCTTGTGAAACAGGAAAAAGTAAAATCAGAATTTTGGTCGCCGGGAAATCGAGGGAAATTGAGCTCTTAGGTATCGAAAAAATTTATGACCTCGGTTCCTGGGAGATTAACCAAACCGGTTATTTAAAACTTTCCGTTCAGGGAATTTCAAAATCGGGAAAAGAATTTGGAAAACTTAATGAATGGATTTTAGGAGGCAATGCTATTGATGAAAAAGCTGCTTTTGTAAAGGATAATGCTGGCAATTTTTTCTATTGGGGAAGACGCGGTCCGTCGGTTCATCTTAATTATCCAATTCCAACCGATGAAAATGTTGAATGGTTTTATAACGAAGTGACCGTTCCTGAAAAACAGGATGTCATCGGTTCCTATTTTATGGCTAATGGTTTTGGTGAAGGATATTTCGGTATGCAGGTTAATTCGGCAAAAGAACGCAGAATTTTGTTTTCAGTATGGAGTCCATTTCAAACAGACGATCCGAAATCAATTCCAAAAGACAAACAGATTGTAATGTTGAAAAAGGGAATTGATGTATATACCGGCGAATTTGGCAACGAAGGTTCGGGAGGACAAAGTTATTTGAAATACAATTGGAAGGCCGGAATTACGTACAAATTTCTGTTGCAGGGAAAACCTTCAGGCGATAGCACTACGACTTATACTGCTTATTTCTTCACTCCCGAAAAAGCAGAATGGAAATTGATAGCCAGTTTCAAAAGACCAAAAACACAGACTTACCTGAAAAAACTACATTCATTTTTAGAAAATTTCATCCCCGAAACCGGAAATCAGACGCGTAAAGTTTATTTTGGAAAGCAATGGATCAGAACTGCTTCCGGAACTTGGACCGAACTTAATCAGGCAAAATTTTCAGCAGACGCGACGGCAAGAAAAGGTTATCGTTTGGATTATGCAGGTGGAAAAGAGAAGAATTATTTCTATTTGAAAAACTGTGGTTTTTTTAATGAATTTACCATGATTGGAGATTCGTTTACTCGTGAATCTAGCGGAGAAGCACCGAAAATTAATTTTGAAAAGCTGCCTTAG
- the fbp gene encoding class 1 fructose-bisphosphatase yields MGVSESKTAQELALPVGVTLDRFIMHSQSAFPYATGELSQLLRDIALAGKIIHREVNKAGLIDVTGANGTENVQGENQQKLDIIANIRFIRALKNGGEVCAILSEEDEDIIHTGNDHGKYVVAMDPLDGSSNIDVNVSIGTIFSIYRRITPINSPANINDFLQGGRKQIAAGYILYGSSTMLVYSTGDGVNGFTYDQSLGEFILSHKNIISPSDGKIYSVNEGNYNSYPESIKKYITDCKLKSYSARYIGSLVGDFHRNLLKGGIYLYPSTTKDSKGKLRLLYECYPLAFIAEKSGAKASDGFRDILDIVPSDFHQRSPIYVGSSTMVEEAIKA; encoded by the coding sequence ATGGGTGTTTCAGAATCAAAAACTGCTCAGGAACTGGCGTTGCCGGTAGGAGTTACGCTGGATCGTTTTATTATGCATTCGCAAAGTGCATTTCCATATGCGACCGGTGAACTATCACAATTATTGAGAGATATCGCCCTGGCAGGAAAGATCATCCACCGGGAAGTCAATAAAGCCGGATTAATTGATGTGACAGGCGCAAATGGAACGGAAAATGTGCAGGGAGAAAATCAACAAAAACTGGATATCATCGCCAATATCCGTTTCATAAGAGCTTTGAAAAATGGGGGAGAAGTTTGTGCCATTCTTTCCGAAGAAGATGAGGATATTATTCATACGGGTAATGATCATGGCAAATATGTAGTGGCCATGGACCCGCTCGATGGCTCTTCCAACATTGATGTAAATGTTTCAATCGGTACAATTTTTTCTATTTACCGACGCATTACTCCGATCAATTCACCAGCAAATATCAATGATTTTTTACAAGGCGGAAGAAAACAGATTGCGGCCGGCTATATTCTTTATGGTTCATCAACGATGCTTGTTTATTCAACAGGAGATGGTGTGAATGGATTTACTTATGATCAGTCGCTAGGGGAATTTATTTTATCCCATAAAAATATTATTTCTCCTTCTGACGGAAAGATTTATTCTGTCAATGAGGGAAATTATAACAGCTATCCGGAATCAATAAAGAAATATATAACAGATTGTAAATTAAAAAGTTACAGTGCAAGATACATCGGTTCTCTGGTTGGGGATTTTCACAGGAATCTTTTAAAAGGCGGAATTTACTTATATCCTTCAACCACAAAAGATTCGAAAGGAAAGCTGCGTTTACTTTATGAATGTTACCCTTTGGCATTCATTGCCGAGAAATCAGGAGCCAAGGCCAGCGATGGATTTCGTGACATTCTGGATATTGTTCCTTCTGATTTTCACCAGCGTTCTCCCATTTATGTGGGCTCATCGACGATGGTTGAAGAAGCTATAAAGGCTTAA
- a CDS encoding DEAD/DEAH box helicase, whose amino-acid sequence MQTTQNKFEQFKLNRQLLNAIEEAGYTEPTPIQEQAIPLALAGQDILGIAQTGTGKTAAYTLPLLMRIKYAQGQDPRALILAPTRELAMQIAEAVNELSKYTDIRTVVLFGGVGPKSQIDAIRKGVDIIVATPGRFMDLYLQEEIVVKYINVMILDEADKMMDMGFMPQIRRFLEILPRKRQNMLFSATFSDKVEKLSFEFLEYPTRIEVTPQATTAERVTQVLYELPNFRTKINLLARLLKDEEVFNRVLIFTRSREVAGQVHSYMLNGVVKENELRVIHANKGQNTRTNAMDAFKEGSVRVMVATDVVARGIDITEVSHVINFDVPLIYEDYVHRIGRTGRANMLGQAITFMTIADEYHIAKIEKMIRMEIPREELPEDLEIAKTPVDERQMMLREIDNQKRKEDPTFLGAFHEKKNAHLFKQKTLSKGKDTGRRKTATKRTKRK is encoded by the coding sequence ATGCAAACTACGCAAAATAAATTTGAGCAATTTAAGCTTAACCGTCAATTACTCAATGCAATTGAAGAAGCAGGCTACACGGAGCCTACGCCCATACAGGAACAGGCAATACCTTTAGCATTAGCCGGACAGGATATATTAGGCATCGCACAGACAGGCACCGGCAAAACCGCGGCTTACACTTTGCCATTGTTGATGCGTATAAAATATGCACAAGGCCAGGATCCTCGCGCATTGATTTTGGCACCGACACGGGAGCTGGCTATGCAAATTGCAGAGGCCGTTAACGAACTTAGTAAATACACAGATATCCGCACTGTTGTCCTTTTCGGAGGAGTTGGTCCAAAATCGCAGATTGATGCGATCCGGAAAGGGGTGGATATTATTGTCGCCACGCCTGGAAGATTCATGGATCTTTATTTACAGGAAGAAATCGTGGTGAAGTATATCAATGTCATGATTTTGGATGAAGCGGATAAAATGATGGACATGGGTTTCATGCCGCAGATCCGTCGTTTTCTTGAAATCCTTCCCCGGAAACGCCAGAATATGCTTTTCTCTGCTACTTTTTCTGATAAAGTGGAAAAGCTTTCCTTTGAATTTCTGGAATATCCTACAAGAATTGAAGTGACGCCGCAGGCTACAACGGCGGAGAGAGTTACTCAGGTACTTTATGAACTACCTAATTTCCGGACGAAAATCAATTTGCTTGCAAGATTGTTAAAGGACGAAGAGGTTTTTAATCGTGTATTGATTTTTACCAGAAGTCGTGAAGTGGCAGGTCAGGTGCACAGTTATATGCTGAATGGTGTTGTGAAGGAAAATGAACTTCGTGTTATCCATGCCAATAAAGGACAAAATACCCGGACCAATGCCATGGATGCTTTTAAGGAAGGATCTGTTCGTGTGATGGTGGCAACTGATGTGGTTGCCAGGGGAATTGATATCACCGAAGTAAGTCATGTGATCAACTTTGATGTTCCATTGATTTACGAAGATTACGTTCACAGAATCGGGCGGACCGGACGGGCAAACATGCTTGGACAGGCGATCACTTTTATGACAATTGCCGACGAATATCATATTGCAAAAATTGAAAAAATGATTCGCATGGAAATTCCACGCGAAGAATTGCCGGAAGATCTGGAAATTGCAAAAACACCAGTAGATGAACGCCAGATGATGCTTCGTGAAATTGACAACCAGAAAAGAAAAGAGGATCCTACGTTCCTGGGGGCATTTCATGAAAAAAAGAACGCACATCTCTTCAAACAAAAAACTTTGTCGAAGGGCAAAGACACAGGCCGTAGAAAGACAGCTACAAAGCGAACTAAACGTAAATAA
- a CDS encoding tetratricopeptide repeat protein yields the protein MKESVVIWFALLIPVLGLAQEKHLASAAPVSDTNISQRRPLELKERRVVPLFGEESKTSQQIDEEIKFLSDCDKSFSSRPEASSFFSARAWEYLQEGSLDTACYRFNLANLLNDKNVEAYWGLGVVCYQRENWVDAKRMLSRGVNLQSNNVPLLVDLSTVDLKLYAMNKQQEDLDEANKLLEEAVALDSTYALGQYNLALVYYNRNEPEKSWERLHKGRMLDFSQLNIEFVELLKAKLPDPQGFFK from the coding sequence ATGAAAGAATCCGTTGTTATTTGGTTTGCTCTTTTAATACCTGTTCTTGGGCTTGCCCAGGAAAAACATTTGGCGAGTGCGGCACCTGTTTCTGATACCAATATTTCACAAAGAAGACCGCTGGAATTAAAAGAAAGACGCGTAGTTCCTTTATTTGGCGAGGAAAGCAAAACCTCGCAGCAGATTGACGAAGAAATTAAATTTTTAAGTGATTGCGATAAATCATTTTCAAGCAGACCAGAGGCCAGCAGCTTTTTTTCAGCGCGTGCCTGGGAGTATTTGCAGGAAGGATCTCTGGACACAGCTTGTTACCGTTTCAATCTTGCTAATTTGCTGAACGACAAAAATGTTGAGGCATATTGGGGACTTGGCGTAGTTTGTTACCAGAGAGAAAACTGGGTAGATGCTAAGCGTATGTTAAGTCGTGGTGTAAATCTTCAATCGAATAATGTTCCTTTATTGGTTGATCTTTCTACTGTTGATCTTAAACTTTATGCGATGAACAAACAGCAGGAAGATCTGGACGAGGCGAATAAATTGTTGGAAGAAGCAGTTGCGCTGGATTCAACTTATGCTTTGGGACAATATAATCTTGCGCTCGTTTACTACAATCGCAATGAACCGGAGAAATCCTGGGAGCGACTTCACAAAGGTAGAATGCTTGATTTTAGTCAGCTGAACATTGAATTTGTAGAGCTTTTGAAAGCAAAACTTCCTGATCCGCAAGGGTTTTTTAAGTAG
- a CDS encoding YncE family protein encodes MKKQLFRILTITSISAVLWSCNQSDPVPKGTYVQGVFVINEGNFSQNNGSVSFFARENTTADADVFSLVNGNALAGGVQGYDIAGDHGLILVDNSAAGQDKIQIVNANTFASEATISTDIENPRDVVAVTNDKAYVTCWNTLNSDYSYPVGYVAVVDLATNKVTKKISTDKGPEKMIFYKDKVFVGDNFYSGGTKLTVISTSADAILSSISFKSAPNPIGVDANGKLWVQAGIELFRLNTETFAIETTLKIGTDETKKPENFAMASDLSTIYFVLSYSDANYISHGATYKFSITDTQVNVTTPFVNRIFTGLAVDPTQGLVYAAVTPSYSQSGYAVRYRGDGSLVDSVKVGVAPTGFFFKQL; translated from the coding sequence ATGAAAAAACAATTATTCAGAATTCTGACAATCACCTCTATATCAGCAGTTTTGTGGTCTTGTAATCAAAGCGATCCTGTTCCAAAAGGTACTTATGTTCAGGGCGTTTTTGTAATTAATGAAGGAAATTTCTCACAGAATAATGGTTCTGTTTCATTTTTTGCAAGAGAAAACACTACTGCTGATGCGGATGTTTTCTCGTTAGTAAATGGAAATGCACTCGCCGGTGGTGTGCAAGGTTATGATATTGCAGGAGATCACGGATTAATTCTGGTTGATAATTCAGCAGCCGGACAAGATAAAATTCAAATTGTGAATGCCAATACATTTGCATCAGAAGCTACGATCAGTACTGATATTGAAAACCCACGTGATGTTGTGGCTGTAACCAATGATAAAGCCTACGTTACTTGCTGGAACACACTTAATTCAGATTATTCTTATCCGGTTGGGTACGTTGCTGTGGTTGATTTGGCGACTAACAAGGTTACCAAGAAAATCAGTACTGATAAAGGCCCTGAAAAGATGATTTTCTATAAAGACAAAGTTTTTGTTGGGGATAATTTTTATAGTGGTGGTACTAAGCTTACCGTTATCAGCACCTCTGCTGATGCAATTTTGAGTAGTATTTCTTTTAAATCAGCTCCAAATCCAATTGGCGTTGATGCGAACGGAAAATTATGGGTACAAGCAGGGATAGAATTATTTCGTTTGAATACTGAAACTTTTGCTATTGAAACAACTTTGAAAATCGGTACCGACGAAACTAAAAAACCAGAAAATTTTGCAATGGCTTCTGATCTCTCAACGATCTATTTTGTTCTTTCGTACTCGGACGCAAATTACATCAGCCACGGAGCAACTTACAAGTTCTCGATTACAGATACTCAGGTTAACGTAACAACTCCTTTTGTAAATAGAATTTTTACGGGTCTGGCTGTTGATCCAACACAAGGATTAGTTTATGCAGCAGTTACGCCTTCGTATTCACAATCCGGTTATGCTGTTCGTTACCGTGGAGATGGTTCTCTGGTTGATTCTGTTAAAGTAGGCGTTGCTCCTACCGGATTTTTCTTTAAGCAGCTTTAA
- a CDS encoding TonB-dependent receptor plug domain-containing protein: MAQKDSIHLDPVTIYGYAPERFMSGLKVQKIDSVTMEQFRFRNITDLLSLNTPIIIKNYGPGQLATVAFRGTSANHTAVLWNGLNVNLPTLGQTDFSTIPVAGFDQLSVQYGSSASIVGTDAVGGSILLGSSMPQAGLQVMIGRQQESFRNSQTQATIKYGTNLANKWTFAGKTAAYDGRMNNHYPYTERNKKQMIPSETFQKGLVQDLYFTKNSHQLSAHFWLTDNQLTNNPENLTGREYTAIKSYRTMLRYQVDNWTVRTSWIRDIVDHAAGDYSKFDHAVTDRIGARFERAFEWKFKNLGNIQLQAGAEFTHYITHFTDYEKPVTAENREDFFLLTRWHATPKFLVSINLRQALVTGFNPPFTPSLGAEYRLIQNNINSLKVRGSVGRSYRVPTLNERYWKSLGNPNIRPEDGFNKEIGLEGTHVVSCTHSFTASLTTYHNRINNWTYWNPANNFRVENLQLVVARGIETQIGWKGNWTNWKAGGNLNYAFTKSSQEKVYDAYASDIVGKQLPHIPLHSGNVNLFVQYKKIRLTNQLQFVSKRYTLADHAQFTQGYILENFLVETTFDWRGAAASLQGRVNNITNSFYQSINGNPMPGRSFAISLLFSLKTTNHSI; encoded by the coding sequence ATGGCGCAAAAGGATTCAATTCATCTGGATCCGGTGACCATTTATGGTTATGCGCCTGAACGTTTTATGAGCGGATTAAAAGTGCAGAAAATCGATTCTGTTACGATGGAACAATTTCGTTTCAGAAATATTACGGATCTGCTTTCTTTAAATACGCCCATCATTATTAAGAATTACGGTCCCGGACAATTAGCAACCGTTGCTTTTCGCGGGACTTCCGCAAATCATACTGCGGTGCTGTGGAATGGTCTTAATGTAAATCTTCCCACTTTGGGACAAACTGATTTTTCAACAATTCCGGTTGCAGGATTTGACCAGTTATCCGTTCAGTATGGTTCTTCCGCCAGTATTGTGGGAACTGATGCAGTAGGTGGAAGTATTTTGCTGGGAAGTTCCATGCCTCAGGCAGGACTGCAAGTTATGATTGGAAGACAGCAGGAAAGTTTCCGAAACAGCCAAACACAGGCAACTATTAAATACGGGACGAACCTCGCTAACAAATGGACTTTTGCGGGAAAAACCGCGGCATATGATGGCAGGATGAATAATCATTATCCGTATACTGAAAGGAATAAGAAACAAATGATTCCTTCCGAAACATTCCAGAAAGGTCTGGTTCAGGACTTATATTTTACAAAAAACAGCCATCAATTATCGGCACATTTTTGGCTTACTGATAATCAGTTAACCAATAATCCTGAAAATCTTACAGGCCGTGAATATACCGCAATAAAGTCTTATCGTACAATGCTGAGGTATCAGGTTGATAACTGGACGGTCAGAACTTCCTGGATCCGGGACATTGTTGATCATGCGGCAGGTGATTATTCAAAATTCGATCATGCAGTTACCGATAGAATCGGTGCCAGGTTTGAGCGTGCATTTGAATGGAAATTTAAAAATCTGGGAAATATTCAACTACAGGCGGGAGCAGAATTTACGCACTATATAACACACTTTACTGATTATGAAAAACCCGTTACCGCAGAGAATCGTGAAGATTTTTTTCTTCTGACACGCTGGCACGCTACTCCAAAATTCCTGGTCTCCATCAATCTTCGCCAGGCCTTAGTTACAGGATTTAATCCACCCTTTACACCTTCGCTTGGTGCCGAATATCGCTTGATTCAAAATAATATTAATTCATTAAAAGTCAGAGGTTCTGTTGGGAGAAGTTACCGCGTCCCAACTTTAAATGAACGTTACTGGAAAAGTCTGGGCAATCCAAATATTCGTCCTGAGGATGGTTTTAACAAAGAAATCGGTTTGGAAGGAACACATGTTGTCAGTTGTACTCACTCTTTTACGGCAAGTTTAACAACTTATCATAATCGCATTAATAACTGGACTTACTGGAATCCTGCGAATAATTTCCGCGTGGAAAATCTGCAATTGGTAGTTGCACGAGGCATTGAAACACAAATCGGCTGGAAGGGAAACTGGACCAATTGGAAAGCGGGCGGTAATTTGAATTATGCTTTTACAAAAAGCTCGCAGGAAAAGGTTTATGACGCATATGCCTCTGATATTGTCGGCAAACAATTACCGCACATTCCCTTACATTCCGGAAACGTAAATCTGTTTGTTCAATACAAAAAAATCCGGTTGACAAATCAATTACAATTTGTTTCAAAACGATACACTTTGGCTGATCATGCACAGTTTACACAGGGATATATTCTTGAAAATTTTCTGGTTGAAACCACCTTTGACTGGCGTGGAGCGGCCGCTTCTTTGCAGGGCAGAGTAAATAATATTACCAATTCTTTTTACCAATCCATTAATGGAAATCCCATGCCCGGACGTAGTTTTGCCATTAGCTTATTGTTTTCTTTAAAAACAACCAATCATTCGATATAA
- a CDS encoding DMT family transporter yields MLTRTTKSFSLSAPQRGVLLMLGASFFFALMSAISKWLSRDFHIVQLVFFRNIIGVLFIGTSILQRPLKQKGGRLGLLIFRGVVGTLSLYLLFYAIQNLGLGRASTYQYTYPIFLAFLSWLFLGEKLNFTEWIAILLGFAGILFVFRPDLSMSVRNHVIGLGNALLTAVAYLAIRQLGQVYDTRAIVLSFMLSGIVLPIFSIVIGTYFPNDQLDFLIGTFKWPATWQHWLGFLALGITAMIGQIMMTQSFTFDKAGRVAAVGYSNILFALIFGFLMGEAIPTITTLSGMALIISGGLLVSFSKDKTKK; encoded by the coding sequence TTGTTAACCCGCACCACAAAATCTTTTTCACTTTCAGCACCACAAAGAGGTGTTCTTCTGATGCTTGGGGCATCTTTTTTCTTTGCCCTAATGTCTGCAATTTCAAAATGGCTGAGTCGTGATTTTCATATTGTACAGCTGGTTTTCTTTCGAAATATTATTGGCGTATTGTTTATCGGAACAAGTATTTTGCAGCGACCGTTGAAGCAAAAAGGTGGGAGACTTGGCTTACTTATTTTTCGCGGCGTTGTCGGAACACTTTCATTATATCTTCTTTTTTACGCAATTCAAAATCTTGGATTAGGCCGAGCCTCCACGTATCAATATACTTATCCCATTTTTCTGGCATTTCTGTCCTGGCTTTTTCTGGGGGAAAAATTAAATTTTACCGAGTGGATTGCTATTTTACTGGGCTTTGCCGGGATACTGTTTGTCTTCCGTCCGGATCTTTCGATGTCGGTCAGAAATCATGTCATAGGATTGGGAAATGCATTATTAACTGCTGTTGCCTATCTGGCGATTCGTCAGCTAGGACAAGTTTATGATACCCGGGCTATTGTGCTTTCCTTCATGTTGAGCGGAATAGTTCTGCCAATATTTTCAATCGTAATCGGTACTTATTTCCCAAATGATCAGCTCGACTTTCTAATCGGAACTTTCAAATGGCCGGCAACCTGGCAACACTGGCTGGGATTTCTTGCACTGGGAATTACGGCGATGATCGGCCAGATCATGATGACACAATCTTTTACGTTTGATAAAGCAGGACGCGTCGCAGCGGTCGGATATTCCAATATTCTTTTTGCTTTGATATTTGGATTTTTGATGGGAGAGGCGATTCCAACTATTACCACATTATCGGGAATGGCCTTGATTATAAGTGGAGGTTTGTTAGTCTCTTTTTCAAAAGATAAAACAAAAAAATAA